The following coding sequences are from one Seonamhaeicola sp. ML3 window:
- the menA gene encoding 1,4-dihydroxy-2-naphthoate octaprenyltransferase: MKRFSIWISAMRLRTLPLSVSGIILASCMAEYNGYFNLRVFILAILTTLSFQILSNLANDYGDGVKGTDNKDRVGPERALQSGRISSEEMFNAIKINVLIAIILAIFLIFSAFGVYHLWYTLIFFFLGVSSVVAAVRYTVGERAYGYKALGDIFVFIFFGIVSVIGCYILYAKKIDHVVFLPAISIGLLSTAVLNLNNMRDMASDLKSNKITLAIKLGEKKVRTYHFVLVSLAMVLSAIFGVLYYVSPFNFIFVIAYIPLIRHLVKVINTKDLKDLDPELKKLALTTFLLAILMGIGHLL, translated from the coding sequence ATGAAACGATTTTCAATTTGGATTTCGGCCATGCGCCTAAGAACTCTGCCGTTGTCTGTGTCTGGGATTATTTTGGCGTCATGTATGGCTGAATATAATGGTTATTTTAACTTAAGGGTATTTATCCTAGCAATTTTAACTACGCTTAGTTTCCAAATTTTATCAAACCTGGCTAACGACTATGGCGATGGTGTTAAGGGAACTGATAATAAGGATAGAGTTGGTCCTGAAAGAGCACTTCAATCTGGAAGAATTTCCTCAGAAGAAATGTTTAATGCCATAAAGATTAACGTTCTCATTGCTATAATCCTGGCCATTTTCCTAATTTTTTCTGCCTTTGGAGTTTATCATTTATGGTACACCTTAATTTTTTTCTTTCTAGGCGTATCTAGTGTGGTTGCTGCAGTAAGGTATACAGTAGGTGAACGTGCTTATGGATACAAAGCACTTGGCGATATTTTTGTTTTTATATTTTTTGGTATAGTGAGTGTTATTGGGTGTTATATCCTATATGCAAAAAAAATTGATCATGTTGTCTTTTTACCAGCCATTAGCATTGGGCTTTTAAGTACCGCTGTATTAAATCTAAACAATATGAGAGACATGGCTTCAGATTTGAAGTCGAATAAAATTACCTTGGCTATTAAATTAGGTGAGAAAAAAGTAAGAACATATCATTTTGTACTCGTATCACTTGCTATGGTGTTGTCGGCGATTTTTGGTGTTTTGTATTATGTATCGCCATTTAATTTCATTTTTGTAATAGCTTACATACCCTTAATACGACATCTTGTTAAGGTTATTAACACAAAAGATTTAAAAGATTTAGATCCTGAATTAAAAAAATTAGCTTTAACAACGTTTTTGCTTGCAATTCTGATGGGTATCGGTCACTTATTATAG